In the genome of Lathyrus oleraceus cultivar Zhongwan6 chromosome 4, CAAS_Psat_ZW6_1.0, whole genome shotgun sequence, the window ACGACTTAAATGTCCcttatatttttaaataatacATGTAGTATAAATAATATCAATGCAGTCAAGTTACAACTTTCGAAAAAATTATAGTTTGACAAAAATATATTTCAATTTCACAAGACATTAAATATACGTACCTTTTTTTTTGAGAAATTAATCTGAATTATGCAATTTTGCTGTGAGAGACATTTTTCACTCTGATTTGTATATTTGCATTAATGGTTTAAACAAATGCAATTTATTGGGTCATTTCCTTTTGGATAAAAAAATATATGATTATAAAGTCTAAAATTAAAGATAAAATCCTATTACTTTTGTATTTTATATCATTCTCTCATACCAATATAATATATTCATattgtttttttaatttaaataaaaattatttaaataaaaaaattgacTGAAAACGAATCTTACTATTTTTAATGATAAATTTAGTTTAAAAAATGACTATAAACACTAATTCTTTTTTACTTGAATACTACATTAATAAATAATACTTTAGAAAATTAATTGATAAATATTGACTAAAATGAATGGCTAATTTAAGGCCCATTATAAATAAGATAGAGTTGTTGTTCCATTTTCATTCCTTCTCTTTTAATTTACAATGTTGAAGCCATTGGTATCATTTATTCTCATCTTGTGCACCACTCTTATTGTAAGTCACTCCCAAGTTATTCAACCAAATAGTGTCAATATTGTACAACAAACTTGCAGTAAGACTCCATATCCTGCACTATGCATTCAATACCTAAATGCTGACCCGAAAAGCTCCACCTCAAATATCAATGGTTTAGCACTAATCATGATCAATGTAATAAAGAACAATGCAAACGTTGCCATAAACAAAATCAATCAACTTAGTAAAAGTATTCCTGCAAAACAAAAGGAGGCACTTCTGTTTTGTAGTATTAATTACACTTCAATTTTGGTTGATGTTTTTCAAGCAACTCAAGCTTTGCAAAAAGGAAACCCAAAATTTGCAGTATATAATGTAAATAGTGTTGCTTCTGAAGCCAATGGTTGTGAAAATGGATTCTCTGGAAAATCACCACTCACAGCTGAAAACAATGTAATGCATGATGCATCGGCAATAACATCGGCTATTTGTAAATTATTGCTCTAATTTGCTTAATCAAAATGTTTCAACAGACCAtttaataaattattattatatCTTATACTCATTTCTTCTTCTATATATCTTACTACTTGATACTTACCTAAGTAACATTTGAACCTCAAGAATGAAAAATGTGTAGGTAAAAATTTCGTAAATTGAACTTATAAAGATTTTCATTTAACTGGATGTTTACTGTGCCTGTGCAGGCACGGAAAAACTTTgttgaattattattatttataaatattattGTTTGGAGAAgtaatttaaaatatat includes:
- the LOC127135145 gene encoding cell wall / vacuolar inhibitor of fructosidase 1-like, with protein sequence MLKPLVSFILILCTTLIVSHSQVIQPNSVNIVQQTCSKTPYPALCIQYLNADPKSSTSNINGLALIMINVIKNNANVAINKINQLSKSIPAKQKEALLFCSINYTSILVDVFQATQALQKGNPKFAVYNVNSVASEANGCENGFSGKSPLTAENNVMHDASAITSAICKLLL